Within the Patescibacteria group bacterium genome, the region AAAACGATATTCTGTTGAAAAATACTCCTCTATTGTCGAATTATATTGAAAATTTCACTCCCCGCTTTCCCAGAACTGCGACGGACAGTTAATATTTATCTCTGAATCTTGATAAAATCTTGAGCCTAAAAACACGCCGGCGCCAAAAGCTAAAGCCACAAGCAAAAACACGATTATTCCGGAAACAATATCCTCATAGTGGTCAGCCCAAAAATCTTTCAACTTATCTTGAATTTCCTTGATTTTAACCATATTTTTTGGTATTATTGAATAAAAGAATTATATCACAAATTTAAAAATTAAATTGGTAATTAGAAATTGTTGGAAATTGGAAATTAAAAATTAGGAATTTTTATTAGGTTATGGCCCATACAAAAGCCGCTGGCTCAACAAAATTAGGCCGAGATTCACAGCCAAAATATCTCGGGGTTAAAGTCTTTGACGGACAAACAATCAAGCCCGGCGAAGTTATTGTTCGCCAAAGAGGCACAAAGATTTTACCCGGTAAAGGCGTCAAAAAAGGCACTGATGACACTTTATACGCCTTAAAAGAAGGCGTGGTTAAGTTTTTGAAGAGAAATATGAAAAGCTTTACCGGCGCCAGAAAGAAGAAAGTCACTGTCCAAATCGTGTAAAAGTATTAGGTGATCAGTATAAAGATAAAGTATTAAGCAACTAAAAAATCTGCCTCTGGCAGATTTTTTAGTTTATAGTTTTTAACAATCAATATTTCCCGTGTTCCCGAACCGTTAATTTGTAGATTTTAACTATTCTCAAATTCTTAAGAATTTGAGAATAGTTTGTTTTGCAAAAATATCTTTATACCCAATACTCTATGTTTTTTTATGCTTGATGCTAATTTTTAATTCTGCGGCTAAGCCCTTGCCAAGATTAATCTTGATTTTGTATTCTCCCTCGTCTTTCAAACTATGCTCTAATTCAATTGCGTCTTTGGCCAACTCGCCAATCCCCTGTCCTACCAAGTAACGATTAATCATTTGTTTGCTAACGCCAGCAAAGACACTGCCGTCTTTTGCTTGCTCGAGTTCAGCTTCAAAAACCAACTGATTAATTTCCCCCTGCCACTGCTTGAATTTTTCCAAATCTTTCTCTTCCTGTTCTTGTTTCTGCCTTTGTTCTTTTTGCCAGCGGGCTAAAGCTTCGGGGTTGGCAATTTCAGCTAATTTTTTAGGAATCAAAAAATTCCGGGCATAACCGGTCTTAACTTCTTTTAACTCGCCTTTTCTGCCCAAGCTCTTGATGTCTTGTAATAGAATAACTTTCATAACTTCACAAATCCTAAATCCTAAGCACTAAATCCTAAATAAATTCAAATGACCAAAATTAAAAATCCAAAACTGTTTAGAATTGAAATATTGGAATTTTGAAATTGTTTAGACTTTAGAATTTTGGATTTAGAGTTTTTGTTAATTCGCGTTATTAACGATTACTCCTGCCTAATTATCTCTATCGCTTTATCCAGTTGCGGGTCTTTGCCAAACTCGTCAGGAGCCTCAACAACAATATCCGGCTCTAAGCCGACTTTGGAAATATCGTGTTCATTTGGGGTCAGCCATTTAGCAGTAGTGATTTTTATTGATGAATCTCTGCTTAAAGGATAAAGTTCTTGAACCGAGCCCTTGCCAAAAGTCTGTTCGCCAATCAGCTTAATTCCTTTGTTATCCCGCAAAGCGCCGGCTAAAATCTCCGAAGCCGAAGCGCTGCCGCCATTAACCAAAATCACGACCTTTTTGTCTTTTAACAAAGCCAAACCCGAAGCTCGGCAGATAGAACAGACATAAGCGCCATTGCCGTCATCTTGCTTAACTACCACTGAACCCGGTTCTAAAAACCAAGAAGCTAACTGAACCGCATAATCAAAATAACCGCCTGGG harbors:
- the rpmA gene encoding 50S ribosomal protein L27 — translated: MAHTKAAGSTKLGRDSQPKYLGVKVFDGQTIKPGEVIVRQRGTKILPGKGVKKGTDDTLYALKEGVVKFLKRNMKSFTGARKKKVTVQIV
- the rplI gene encoding 50S ribosomal protein L9, whose translation is MKVILLQDIKSLGRKGELKEVKTGYARNFLIPKKLAEIANPEALARWQKEQRQKQEQEEKDLEKFKQWQGEINQLVFEAELEQAKDGSVFAGVSKQMINRYLVGQGIGELAKDAIELEHSLKDEGEYKIKINLGKGLAAELKISIKHKKT